The Sulfurimonas sp. HSL-1716 sequence TATCAACTTCGGCGGCGGACATCATATAACCCGTAAGGATTATGACGTAGAACGCCTTATAGAGGTGATAAAAGCGTTTAAAATAAGACATGGCGGCGTAGATGTCTACCTTGAACCAGGAGAGGCTGTAGGCTGGCAGACGGGATATCTTGTCGCAACGGTGCTTGACATAGTCCGCAACGGCATGGATATCGCCATTTTGGATACTTCCGCCGAAGCGCATATGCCCGATACACTGGCGATGCCTTACCGCGCGGATGTACGATACTCCGGTGAAGCAGGAGAGAAGCAATATACATACAAATTTGGCGGAAACACTTGTCTGGCAGGAGACATCATGGGAGATTATTCGTTTGATGTGCCTTTGCAGATAGGAGACAAGGTCATCTTCGAAGATCAGATCCATTACACATTCGTAAAAAACACCACTTTCAACGGCATCAAACTCCCTTCTTTGGCGATCCTGCGAAAAGACGGCAAGCTCGATATTGTCAAAGAGTTCGGGTATGAAGACTACAGAGACAGGCTTTCATAGGTCTTACACAAAAGGAGTGACATGTTAGAAGACAAAGAGAGATGGAATCTCCGGCATGTAGAAAAGCCGATGCCGGGATATGTGTCGCCGACGTTAACGAAGTATATAAAACATGCCAAAGTGGGCAGGGCTCTTGACATAGCATGCGGAACCGGAAGAAACACCCACTATCTGGCAGATCTCGGGTTCATTGTAGATGCCCTCGATCTTTCGGACTATGCGCTCAGCCGTATCCGAGAGGATGAAAAGATCGTAAAAAGCGAAGTCGACCTTGATACCTACGATCTAAAACATCAAAAATACGATCTTGTCTTAAACATAAACTATCTCAACAGAAGACTGACGGCACAGATAAAAGATGCTCTCAAGCAGGATGGTCTAGTGATCTTCGAAACCTTCATCGTCGCTCACGACAGCCCTGAAAAAGGGAGTATGAACCCAGATTATCTCTTAAAACCAAATGAACTTTCAGAATTTTTCTCAGATTTCAATATTATTTACTATGAAGAAAAAGATATCGTAAATTTAAGAGGAGAAGATGCAAGACTGGCTTCTTTGGTTGCAAGAAAGCAGTAGATCCTTTTTAACCTTTTTTTTGTTAGAATGTACGTGATGTAAAAACTCAATGAAATAAGGGAGTTTATATGAAACAAGTAGTTGCAGGCCTGTTTTTAACAAGTACTCTTTTTGCCCTTGTCAGCATCCCGGACACAGGTCAAGACCAATGCTTTGACAATGACGGCAAAATCTCATGCCCGAAAAAAGGTGTGCCGTTTTACGGACAAGACGCAAACTATGTAACGGCACAGCCGAGTTACAAAGATAACGGAGACGGTACCGTAACAGACCTCGTCACGGGGCTGATGTGGACAAAAGAGGTCGATGATACGAAACTCTCTTTGCAAGAAGCGTATCTCAAAGCAAAAAGAACGCATACAGGCGGATATGACGACTGGAGAGTACCGACCATCAAGGAACTTTATTCTCTTATAGATTTTAGAGGATATACGGGATTTACAAACGATAACGCCTCAAGAAGCAAAGTCCCCTCCAATTCCATCCCCTATATAAATACGGATTATTTCGATTTTAAATACGGCAGGCAGAACGAAAGGTTCATGGATGCGCAGTGGTTGAGCTCTACAAAATACGTCAGCGCCACTATGCACGATATGGAGACTCTTTTCGGCGTCAATTTCGCAGACGGCAGGATAAAAGGGTACGGATATGAAAAGATCGGTACAGACAGTGTAAGGAAAAAATTTTACGTCAGATATGTCAGAGGAACGAGCGAGTACGGAAAAAACGTTTTTACCGATAACGGCGACGGCACGCTTACGGATGAAAGTACGGGACTGATGTGGACGATGCAAGACAGCGCAAAAGCTATGAACTGGAAAGAAGCTCTGCGCTATGCCCAAAACCTAAAGTATGCCGGATATAACGACTGGAGGCTTCCAAATGCAAAAGAACTGCAATACATAGTGGATTATACGCGTTCTCCGGATACTACGGACTCTCCCGCCATAAGCCCCTTGTTTAAACTTACTCCCATCGTCAACGAAGCTGGGCAGAAGGATTACGGTTATTACTGGACCTCGACGACGCATCTAGACGGTCCAAAAAAATACACGCAGGCCGCATACGTGTCGTTTGGAAGAGCGATAGGAAAGATGAGAGGCAGAGTTATGGACGTGCACGGAGCGGGTGCTCAAAGAAGCGATCCCAAAGAGGGCACTGCGACATTTCACGGACCTCAAGGTGATGCGATCAGATCGAAGAACTATGTCCTTTGCGTCAGAGGCGGGGTCTATAAGACGTTTAGCGGCAGCCATACTCCCGAAAAAGACAGATACCCTTATCTCTTAAATATCCAGAAAAACAACGACAAACAAGAAACTCATATGCAAAGAGGATTCAGTCCAAGAGAAGAGAGAGGGCCCCAAAATGAAAAAAACAGGTTCATATCAAGGCTTGATAAAGACGGTGACGGCAGGGTTTCCCGCCGGGAATTCGACGGACCGCCGGACGGTTTTGAGCATTTTGACAGGAATAAAGACGGATATATAGATAAGACAGAGGCTCCTTTTGGACCTCCTAGGACTCTAAGGAAGTAATCTTTTCATAAGTTCGATATGATAGTTTTCCTGATAGTTGATAAAGTCGAAGAACCTTTTTAATCCGTCGTCTTTGATGGCATCCGAGAGAGATCTGCACATCTCTTTTGCCGCTTCCTCCTCGGCTATGCCGTTTATGATGAATTTTTCGATATCCGTTATCTTGTATGTCAGTTCATGCAGCTCTCTTGGAAGTGCAAGTATGCCCATTTTCGCCATCATCTCTCCAAAAGACTGGAGATGAAAGTGTGATTCGTCGATAAGGTCTTGAAAAACGTTGAAATGCAGGATGTCGTTTGTTTTTGCCTGCATATATGAATAAACAAGGATCAGTTCATACTCTTTGTAAGATTCTTCAAACAAGAACATAGTAAGAGCGTCTACCTGCTCTTGCGGCAGATATTTGTCTTCATATGTTCTGTGCATATCAAAAGCGGTTATCGGGGCATCATTGTCTTTATTATCGAGAAGAGCGGTTATATAACTTATCATATACTCTTCGTCTGTTTTCATTCTCATACCCAAAACATCGCTTGCGTATAAAGCAACAGTTTCTTTGAGTTCGCCAAGCAGGTGGTCGAGGATATTAAAAACGCTTGTACCTTTTTCAAGGATTTTGGATCTGTCGTAGTCATAATCGCCGCCGTTTTTCAAAATATCGTCGCCGACCCATTTCATATGACGAAATTCGATCGTAGAAAAGTTATAGAGGTCTCTCTTTATCTGTTTGTCGCCGATCGCAAACGATGCGAAGAGAATGCTTAGCCATAGTTCATGTTTTGCCTGGTACAGTTTGTTCATTTTTATTTTCCTATCGATTAGTATATTGAGAAGCAGGCTTTATGTAAAGATAAAGATCACTCCGTTTCGTCACAGCTCTCTTGCATCTTTATGATGTGGACTTCCTCTTTTACGCCGTTGAGAAAATGCTCATGGTTGATAAGGGAGGCTACAAAAGCCTCGAGTACCATATCAGTACACACTCTTTGTTTTGATGTCAGACCACCCAGTTTTTGTTCCATTTTCGATATGGCTTTTTGTCCGTAGTCGATATTTTTATTTTTTATCATTTCAGTAAACATGGAACCTACGACCACGGTATCCTGACAACCGTTCGTTGCATATCTGACATCTTTTATGATATCGTCGTCGGTCTGTATGTAAAAGATCACGTATTCGCCCGTTTTCTCATCCACACCGATCCCGACGCCGCTTGAATCTTCGAGTTTTCCGTAATTTTTCGGATGCATGAGATGCTCTAAAATCTCAGGATTCATCCCTTGAGGCATTTTTACTTTTTCAAACATGTTTTTGTCTTCAATTTTATTTGTGCTTATTATACATTAAGATTTTGTATAATACATAAAAAGTACATAATACATGAAACAATCGAACTCTAAAAATAAAAAAGACGGTTATAAATTCACAGAGAAAGATTTTTTGCCAACTACAAAAGCCGAGATGCAAGCACTGGGATGGAAGCAGTGCGATGTGATCCTCGTAAGCGGGGACGCTTACATAGACTCGCCTTTTATCGGGGTCTCCATGGTGGGCAGAATGCTGCAGCGCATGGGATATAAGGTCGGAATGATAGGGCAGCCCGATATAGAAAAAGATATAGATATAAAAAGGCTCGGAGAACCGAGGCTTTACTGGGGCGTGAGCGGCGGAAGCGTAGACAGTATGGTTTCCAATTACACCGCTACCAAAAAGTTCAGGAACTCCGATGATTATACGCCCGGCGGCGTCAATAACAAACGTCCCGACAGAGCGGTTTTGGTTTATTCTAATCTTATCCGCCGTTATTTTAAAAATACGGTGCCTATAGTTCTGGGCGGAATAGAAGCCAGCCTCAGACGTGTAACGCACTATGATTACTGGTCCAATAAGCTCAGAAAACCGATCCTTTTTGACTCTAAAGCCGACGTGCTCATATACGGAATGGGGGAGATGGCTTTGGAACAGCTTACTAAAGCTATCGAGGAGAAGCGCGATTATAAAGATATAAGAGGTGTATGCTACATCTCAAAAGAGCCAAAAAAAGAGTTTATACAGCTACCTTCTCATAAAGAGTGTCTGGATAACAAAGAACGCTATATAGATCTGTTCGATGATTTTTACGATAACAACGATCCGATAACCGCCAAAGGACTCTCTCAGGAAGTGGACGGCAGATATCTTATCCAAAACCCTCCATGCGATTATCTCAACGAAAGCGAGATGGATGCAAATTCAAAGCTGCCTTTTACTCGTGAACTTCATCCCTATTATGCTAAAGACGGAAAGGTGAAGTGCCTTGAGACGATAAAGTTTTCGATCATGACGCATCACGGCTGCTGGGGCGAGTGTAATTTCTGCGCCATAGGCGTGCATCAGGGCAGAACCATAAGGACACGCTCGGAAGACAATATCATAGAAGAAGCAAAAGAGTTTAACAGATACAGGGATTACAAGGGCATTATAAGCGACGTAGGCGGACCTACTGCAAATATGTACGGTTATGAATGCGATAAAAAATTAAAGCTCGGAACATGCGATTATAAAAGATGTGTGGATGCGGATCGTCTATGTAAGACGATAGAGGTGGACCACAGCAGAAATATCAACCTTTTAAGACGCATCCGTGAAGTCGAAGGCGTCAGAAAAGCGTTTGTGGCTTCGGGTGTGAGATATGATCTTATCAATGCGGATAAAAAACATGGATATTCTTACTTAAAAGAGATGGTGAAACATCATATCTCCGGACAGATGAAAGTTGCACCCGAACATACGCAGCAGCATGTCTTGGACCTTATGGGAAAACCCGGCAAGCAGGAACTTGTAGAGTTTAAAAAACTTTACGACAGACTAAACAAAGAGGAGGGCAAAAAGCAGTTTTTGACCTACTATCTGATCGCTGCTCATCCTGGATGCGATGAGAAAGATATGCACGAACTGAAGCGTTTTACGACCGAAGAGCTCAAGATGAATCCCGAACAGGCTCAAGTATTTACGCCGACTCCCGGAACTTACAGCGCAGTGATGTACTATACGGAGATGGACCCTAAAACACGAAAGAAGATATTTGTGGAGAAAGACACCCTTAAAAAAGAGAAACAAAAACGCATCGTTGTTGCAAAAGAGAGCTTTAAAAGCGGTTTTGCTACTTGATCTAAAAGATATTTAAAGAGATTGAAAGAGTTTAGATTATATACTTGATGCATCGTAATATAGGACTGTAGATGGCTAATGATTCTTGTACAAATTTAGAACTTGAGACCCTAAGAGAGGTATCTATAACGGAAAAAGAGTTCAACAGCATACTTAATTTACAATCTGTCGTTTTGGAGATGGTCGCAGGAGGAGAAAGTTCGTTAAATATTTTGAACAGACTCTGCGATCTTGCCGAAGCGTTGCTTCCAAACTCTGTCGCTTCTATAATGCTTATAGACAGTGAAACAGGCTTTTTAAACGTTTTGGCTGCCCCAAGCGTGCCTGAATCGGGACATCAGGCTCTTTCTAACCTCAGACCGGGGAAGGGAAGCGGCTCTTGCGGCAATGCCGTCTTCTCAAATAAACCGACCTTTATCAAAGACACTTTTTCCGACCCAAGATGGCATGATATCAGAAGCATAGCATATGATTTCAATCTCCGTTCCTGCTGGTCGATGCCGGTACGTGATGAAGAAAAAAATCCGATAGCGACTTTCGCACTTTCCTCTTTTGAACACAGAATGCCTTCCTCTTTTCATAAAAAACTGCTTGAAACGGGCGCAAACATAGTAAATATAGTCCTCAAAAATGAAAACCAGAAAAAGATCATCGTAGAAAAAGAGAAAAGGATCAACCTCTTCTCGACAGCCCTTCAAAACACTTCAGAAGGGTTTTATATAACGGATAAAGACAATAATATATTGGAGATAAACGACTCTTTTACAAAAATAATGGGCTATACGAAAGAGGATGTCATAGGGAAAAATCCGAGGATATTCTCTTCGAATAAACATGACAGAAAATATTTTCAAAAGATGTGGAACAGTATTATCCATGACAAACATTATGCCGGAGAGGTCATCAACAAGAAGAAAAACGGAGAGTTCATCACGCAGTGGATCAGTATAAACTCTATAGAAGATGAAAACAACGAAATACAAAACTATGTTGCCATATTCACGGATATATCGAAATTAAAGGCATCGGAAGAGAAGATAGAGTACCTTGCCTATCATGATCTGCTTACATCGTGCTACAACAAAGTGTTTCTGGCAGAAAAAATGGAAGCAGAAGAATCCGAAAACTGCTCTTTGATCCTTTTGAACGTAGATAATTTCAGCTACGTGAACCTCTCTTACGGATTTGATATAGGGGACAAACTTTTAGTAGGGATATCCAATGAACTCAAAGAGATATGCAAAGAATCCGAAATATTCAGGATAAATTCCGATGAATTCGCACTTCTTTGTCATACTCAAAGCGATGCAAAGGCAAATATAGAAAAGATCAGAAACCATTTTAACAAGGTTTCTTTTTACATCGACAACATAAACATAAATGTCTCGTTCAGTTATGGAGCATCAGGCAACGGGAACTGTTCTTTGCAAAACTCTGCTTTGGCGTTAAAGCAGGCAAAAGAGGGCGGAAAGAACAGGTATTATATCTTTAGCAAAGATGACAACTCCATAGATGTCAATAAAAGAGAAAACTTCGTCAAATATAATAATATTCTTCACGAAGCCATTGAGTTCGGATATATGGTTCCCTATTTTCAGGGTATCAGAGATAACAGAACGGGAGAGATAGTAAAATATGAATCACTTGTGAGGATCGTAAAAGACGATGAAATTATCACTCCGTTTCAGTTTTTACAAACAGCCAAGCTCTCTGGGATGCTTCCCGATATAACAAAGGTCATGATAGATAAGAGCTTTGCTATTATGGCGTCCAATGATTACACGTTTTCCATTAACATAACAGAAGACGATCTGGATTCGGATTATCTTGAAGAG is a genomic window containing:
- a CDS encoding iron-sulfur cluster assembly scaffold protein yields the protein MFEKVKMPQGMNPEILEHLMHPKNYGKLEDSSGVGIGVDEKTGEYVIFYIQTDDDIIKDVRYATNGCQDTVVVGSMFTEMIKNKNIDYGQKAISKMEQKLGGLTSKQRVCTDMVLEAFVASLINHEHFLNGVKEEVHIIKMQESCDETE
- a CDS encoding EAL domain-containing protein; the protein is MANDSCTNLELETLREVSITEKEFNSILNLQSVVLEMVAGGESSLNILNRLCDLAEALLPNSVASIMLIDSETGFLNVLAAPSVPESGHQALSNLRPGKGSGSCGNAVFSNKPTFIKDTFSDPRWHDIRSIAYDFNLRSCWSMPVRDEEKNPIATFALSSFEHRMPSSFHKKLLETGANIVNIVLKNENQKKIIVEKEKRINLFSTALQNTSEGFYITDKDNNILEINDSFTKIMGYTKEDVIGKNPRIFSSNKHDRKYFQKMWNSIIHDKHYAGEVINKKKNGEFITQWISINSIEDENNEIQNYVAIFTDISKLKASEEKIEYLAYHDLLTSCYNKVFLAEKMEAEESENCSLILLNVDNFSYVNLSYGFDIGDKLLVGISNELKEICKESEIFRINSDEFALLCHTQSDAKANIEKIRNHFNKVSFYIDNININVSFSYGASGNGNCSLQNSALALKQAKEGGKNRYYIFSKDDNSIDVNKRENFVKYNNILHEAIEFGYMVPYFQGIRDNRTGEIVKYESLVRIVKDDEIITPFQFLQTAKLSGMLPDITKVMIDKSFAIMASNDYTFSINITEDDLDSDYLEEYLHIKSKEYGIAPNRITLEILEGMSSTGKRDHIRQLNALKREGYLLAIDDFGAEYSNFERVLDLDIDFLKIDARYIKNIDIDNKSYEITKSIVYFAKNAGIPCIAEFVHNDDVQNIVEKLGIEYSQGFLFSEPSEYI
- a CDS encoding YgiQ family radical SAM protein; amino-acid sequence: MKQSNSKNKKDGYKFTEKDFLPTTKAEMQALGWKQCDVILVSGDAYIDSPFIGVSMVGRMLQRMGYKVGMIGQPDIEKDIDIKRLGEPRLYWGVSGGSVDSMVSNYTATKKFRNSDDYTPGGVNNKRPDRAVLVYSNLIRRYFKNTVPIVLGGIEASLRRVTHYDYWSNKLRKPILFDSKADVLIYGMGEMALEQLTKAIEEKRDYKDIRGVCYISKEPKKEFIQLPSHKECLDNKERYIDLFDDFYDNNDPITAKGLSQEVDGRYLIQNPPCDYLNESEMDANSKLPFTRELHPYYAKDGKVKCLETIKFSIMTHHGCWGECNFCAIGVHQGRTIRTRSEDNIIEEAKEFNRYRDYKGIISDVGGPTANMYGYECDKKLKLGTCDYKRCVDADRLCKTIEVDHSRNINLLRRIREVEGVRKAFVASGVRYDLINADKKHGYSYLKEMVKHHISGQMKVAPEHTQQHVLDLMGKPGKQELVEFKKLYDRLNKEEGKKQFLTYYLIAAHPGCDEKDMHELKRFTTEELKMNPEQAQVFTPTPGTYSAVMYYTEMDPKTRKKIFVEKDTLKKEKQKRIVVAKESFKSGFAT
- a CDS encoding iron-binding protein, yielding MNKLYQAKHELWLSILFASFAIGDKQIKRDLYNFSTIEFRHMKWVGDDILKNGGDYDYDRSKILEKGTSVFNILDHLLGELKETVALYASDVLGMRMKTDEEYMISYITALLDNKDNDAPITAFDMHRTYEDKYLPQEQVDALTMFLFEESYKEYELILVYSYMQAKTNDILHFNVFQDLIDESHFHLQSFGEMMAKMGILALPRELHELTYKITDIEKFIINGIAEEEAAKEMCRSLSDAIKDDGLKRFFDFINYQENYHIELMKRLLP
- a CDS encoding DUF1566 domain-containing protein, producing MKQVVAGLFLTSTLFALVSIPDTGQDQCFDNDGKISCPKKGVPFYGQDANYVTAQPSYKDNGDGTVTDLVTGLMWTKEVDDTKLSLQEAYLKAKRTHTGGYDDWRVPTIKELYSLIDFRGYTGFTNDNASRSKVPSNSIPYINTDYFDFKYGRQNERFMDAQWLSSTKYVSATMHDMETLFGVNFADGRIKGYGYEKIGTDSVRKKFYVRYVRGTSEYGKNVFTDNGDGTLTDESTGLMWTMQDSAKAMNWKEALRYAQNLKYAGYNDWRLPNAKELQYIVDYTRSPDTTDSPAISPLFKLTPIVNEAGQKDYGYYWTSTTHLDGPKKYTQAAYVSFGRAIGKMRGRVMDVHGAGAQRSDPKEGTATFHGPQGDAIRSKNYVLCVRGGVYKTFSGSHTPEKDRYPYLLNIQKNNDKQETHMQRGFSPREERGPQNEKNRFISRLDKDGDGRVSRREFDGPPDGFEHFDRNKDGYIDKTEAPFGPPRTLRK
- a CDS encoding methyltransferase domain-containing protein, translating into MLEDKERWNLRHVEKPMPGYVSPTLTKYIKHAKVGRALDIACGTGRNTHYLADLGFIVDALDLSDYALSRIREDEKIVKSEVDLDTYDLKHQKYDLVLNINYLNRRLTAQIKDALKQDGLVIFETFIVAHDSPEKGSMNPDYLLKPNELSEFFSDFNIIYYEEKDIVNLRGEDARLASLVARKQ